One segment of Yersinia kristensenii DNA contains the following:
- the ilvN gene encoding acetolactate synthase small subunit has protein sequence MRRRILSVLLENESGALSRVVGLFSQRGYNIESLTVAPTDDPTLSRMTIQTVGDAKVLEQIEKQLHKLVDVLRVSELVSGSHVEREIMLVKLQASGYGREEVKRCAEIFRGQIVDVTATLYTVQLAGTSDKLDAFLNAVREVAEIVEVARSGIVGVSRGDKIMR, from the coding sequence ATGCGCCGCCGGATTTTATCAGTTCTGCTGGAAAACGAATCAGGTGCCCTATCAAGGGTGGTCGGCTTGTTTTCTCAGCGCGGTTATAACATTGAAAGTTTGACGGTTGCGCCAACCGATGACCCGACACTGTCCAGAATGACTATCCAAACTGTGGGTGATGCCAAGGTTCTGGAACAGATTGAAAAACAGCTGCATAAGCTGGTGGATGTATTGCGGGTTAGCGAGCTGGTTTCGGGGTCACATGTTGAGCGCGAAATCATGCTGGTAAAATTACAAGCCAGTGGTTATGGGCGTGAAGAAGTGAAGCGTTGCGCTGAAATCTTCCGTGGGCAAATTGTCGATGTTACCGCCACGCTTTATACCGTGCAGCTTGCGGGTACCAGCGACAAACTGGATGCATTTTTGAATGCCGTGCGCGAAGTGGCCGAAATTGTTGAAGTGGCTCGCTCCGGTATTGTCGGTGTCTCCCGTGGTGACAAGATAATGCGTTAA
- the ilvI gene encoding acetolactate synthase 3 large subunit has translation MEMLSGAEMVVRSLIDQGVKHVFGYPGGAVLDIYDALHTVGGIDHVLVRHEQGAVHMADGYARATGEVGVVLVTSGPGATNAITGIATAYMDSVPMVVLSGQVPSSLIGYDAFQECDMVGISRPVVKHSFLVKRTEDIPTVLKKAFYLASTGRPGPVVIDLPKDIVGPAVKMPYAYPEQVSLRSYNPTVQGHRGQIKRALQTILAAKKPIMYVGGGAINSACHQELLTFAEKLNLPVTSSLMGLGSFPGTHRQSVGMLGMHGTFEANMAMHNTDLIFAVGVRFDDRTTNNLAKYCPNATVVHIDIDPTSISKTVEADIPIVGDAKQVLTQMLDLLPQIDCAQDFDSLRDWWQSIEQWRARDCLSYSRDSGKIKPQAVIEALHRLTKGDAYVTSDVGQHQMFAALYYPFDKPRHWINSGGLGTMGFGLPAALGVKLALPNETVVCVTGDGSIQMNIQELSTALQYNLPVLVLNLNNRYLGMVKQWQDMIYSGRHSQSYMDSLPDFVKLAEAYGHIGVSIRTPDELESKLADALTQLSETDRLVFVDVTVDETEHVYPMQIRGGGMDEMWLSKTERT, from the coding sequence ATGGAGATGTTGTCAGGAGCCGAGATGGTGGTCCGATCGTTAATCGATCAGGGCGTTAAGCATGTATTCGGTTATCCCGGCGGGGCCGTACTTGATATCTACGATGCCCTGCACACGGTCGGAGGCATCGATCACGTGCTGGTGCGCCATGAACAAGGTGCGGTTCACATGGCCGATGGCTATGCACGAGCAACCGGCGAGGTGGGGGTGGTGCTAGTGACATCCGGCCCCGGTGCGACCAATGCGATTACCGGTATTGCGACGGCGTATATGGATTCAGTGCCAATGGTGGTGCTTTCTGGTCAGGTACCGAGCTCACTGATTGGCTACGATGCTTTTCAGGAATGTGACATGGTGGGGATCTCCCGCCCGGTGGTCAAACACAGCTTCCTGGTCAAGCGCACCGAAGATATTCCAACCGTATTGAAAAAAGCCTTTTATTTGGCGTCAACAGGTCGTCCTGGGCCGGTAGTTATTGATCTGCCAAAAGATATTGTTGGCCCTGCGGTCAAAATGCCTTATGCCTATCCTGAACAGGTTAGCTTGCGCTCTTATAACCCGACGGTGCAAGGCCATCGCGGGCAGATCAAACGCGCGCTGCAAACCATTCTGGCAGCTAAAAAGCCGATTATGTATGTCGGGGGCGGGGCGATTAACTCGGCTTGCCATCAAGAATTACTGACATTCGCCGAGAAGCTGAATTTACCGGTCACCAGTTCTCTGATGGGGTTGGGGAGCTTCCCAGGGACTCATCGTCAAAGTGTCGGCATGTTGGGGATGCACGGGACGTTTGAGGCCAATATGGCCATGCACAATACCGATCTGATTTTTGCCGTGGGCGTGCGCTTTGATGACCGCACTACCAATAATCTGGCGAAATATTGCCCGAATGCGACTGTGGTACACATTGATATTGACCCAACATCCATATCAAAAACGGTGGAAGCTGATATCCCGATTGTCGGTGATGCCAAACAAGTATTGACGCAAATGCTGGACTTATTGCCGCAAATTGATTGCGCACAAGATTTTGATAGTTTGCGTGATTGGTGGCAATCCATTGAACAGTGGCGTGCTCGTGATTGCCTGAGCTACAGCCGGGACAGTGGCAAAATTAAACCGCAGGCGGTGATTGAAGCACTGCATCGCCTGACCAAAGGTGATGCTTATGTCACCTCGGATGTTGGTCAACATCAAATGTTCGCTGCACTTTACTATCCCTTTGATAAACCACGTCATTGGATCAACTCAGGCGGTTTGGGCACCATGGGCTTTGGTCTACCTGCGGCCCTTGGGGTGAAATTGGCTTTACCTAATGAAACCGTGGTGTGTGTCACCGGTGATGGCAGTATCCAAATGAATATTCAGGAATTATCTACCGCGCTGCAATACAACTTGCCAGTGTTGGTCTTGAACCTGAATAACCGCTATCTCGGCATGGTGAAGCAGTGGCAGGATATGATCTATTCTGGCCGACATTCACAGTCTTACATGGATTCTCTGCCTGATTTCGTCAAATTGGCAGAAGCCTATGGTCACATTGGTGTTTCCATTCGGACACCGGATGAGTTGGAAAGCAAGCTGGCCGATGCTTTGACACAATTATCCGAGACTGATCGCCTGGTGTTTGTGGATGTGACTGTCGATGAAACAGAGCATGTTTACCCGATGCAGATTCGCGGTGGTGGCATGGACGAAATGTGGCTTAGTAAAACGGAGAGGACATAA
- a CDS encoding AMP-dependent synthetase/ligase, with product MTQLLDKYHPVRRLRQQISQRADKVAFREWSPEGENQLTWRQINTHVTRISAALLSLGVAIQERVGIFANNSMAWSLADLAILQIRGVSVPLYATNTTAQAVYVVNDADVRILFVGEQAQFDVAITLKPLCPQLSHIVVLDPNVDLRGCEYAQHLADFEQQPDAIQQHLLTARIDGCDLSDLFTLIYTSGTTGEPKGVMLEYRNMAAQLYLHDQRLALTSEDTSLSFLPLSHVFERAWSFYVMHTGAQNVYIRDTNWVRAAMQAVKPTVMCAVPRFYEKVFSAINDKVASAKWHRRVLFHWAVRCGERKFQALHNGQTSSWFSEQMFKLADRLVLSKLRDLLGGKVRFLPAAGARLDDNIILFFQAIGINIKYGYGMTETCATVSCWEEKDFRFGSIGKPLPGIEVRLGAENEIQVRGPIIMRGYFNKPQETAESFTEDGWFKTGDAGALDPQGNLFITERLKDLMKTSGGKYIAPQMIEGTLCQDRFIEQIAIIADTRKFVSALIVPCFESLEEYAHSINLKYHDRLELLRHSHIVSLFEQRLKEMQKELAKFEQVKRFTLLPQAFTMETGELTPTLKLRRKIILQNYQNEIDSMYRD from the coding sequence ATGACTCAACTATTAGATAAATATCACCCTGTGCGCCGGTTGCGCCAACAAATAAGCCAGAGAGCTGACAAGGTCGCGTTCCGTGAATGGTCGCCAGAGGGCGAAAATCAACTGACCTGGCGGCAGATTAATACTCATGTGACGCGGATTTCAGCGGCTTTGTTGTCTTTGGGTGTGGCAATCCAGGAGCGTGTTGGGATTTTTGCTAATAACAGCATGGCTTGGTCATTGGCAGATTTAGCTATTTTACAAATACGCGGCGTGAGTGTGCCCTTGTATGCCACCAATACGACCGCGCAAGCTGTTTATGTCGTGAATGATGCTGATGTGCGCATTTTATTTGTCGGTGAACAAGCACAGTTTGATGTCGCAATCACACTCAAGCCGCTGTGCCCACAACTGAGCCACATTGTGGTATTAGATCCCAATGTAGATTTACGTGGCTGCGAATATGCCCAACATTTGGCTGATTTTGAGCAGCAACCCGATGCGATACAACAGCATTTATTAACCGCGCGTATAGATGGTTGTGATTTAAGTGACTTATTCACACTGATTTATACCTCAGGCACCACCGGCGAGCCGAAAGGTGTGATGCTGGAGTACCGAAATATGGCCGCTCAGCTCTATTTGCATGACCAGCGCTTGGCCCTGACATCTGAAGATACCTCTCTTAGTTTCCTGCCGCTGTCCCATGTATTTGAACGGGCCTGGAGTTTCTATGTCATGCATACCGGCGCGCAAAATGTGTATATCAGGGACACCAATTGGGTGCGTGCCGCGATGCAGGCCGTAAAACCGACGGTCATGTGCGCGGTTCCGCGTTTCTATGAGAAAGTGTTCAGTGCTATAAATGACAAAGTTGCCTCGGCAAAATGGCATCGCCGGGTGCTATTCCACTGGGCGGTTCGGTGTGGCGAACGCAAATTCCAAGCTTTGCACAATGGGCAAACCTCCTCGTGGTTCTCTGAGCAGATGTTTAAGCTGGCGGATCGTCTGGTATTGAGTAAGTTGCGCGACCTGCTGGGGGGCAAAGTGCGTTTCTTACCGGCCGCAGGTGCACGGCTGGATGACAATATTATTCTGTTTTTCCAAGCGATTGGTATCAATATCAAGTACGGCTATGGCATGACAGAAACCTGTGCCACTGTCTCTTGTTGGGAAGAGAAAGACTTCCGGTTTGGTTCTATCGGTAAGCCATTACCGGGGATCGAGGTGCGTTTGGGCGCTGAAAATGAAATTCAGGTGCGTGGCCCGATTATCATGCGCGGCTATTTCAATAAACCGCAAGAGACCGCAGAATCTTTTACTGAGGATGGTTGGTTCAAAACTGGTGATGCTGGCGCGCTAGATCCACAAGGGAATTTATTCATCACAGAGCGGCTGAAAGATTTGATGAAAACATCTGGTGGGAAATACATTGCACCACAGATGATTGAAGGCACTTTGTGTCAGGATCGTTTTATCGAGCAGATTGCTATTATTGCCGATACCCGCAAATTTGTCTCGGCGCTGATTGTCCCGTGCTTCGAATCGCTGGAAGAATATGCGCATTCGATAAACCTGAAATATCACGACCGGCTCGAACTGTTACGTCATAGCCATATTGTCAGTTTGTTCGAACAACGGCTGAAAGAGATGCAAAAAGAGCTGGCAAAGTTCGAGCAGGTTAAGCGCTTTACTCTGTTGCCGCAGGCTTTCACGATGGAAACAGGTGAATTAACCCCCACCCTGAAATTACGGCGTAAAATCATTCTCCAGAACTATCAGAATGAAATTGACTCCATGTACCGCGATTAA
- the leuO gene encoding transcriptional regulator LeuO, which translates to MFEHNVVIDSQVTKKEGSDVHLRSVDLNLLTVFDAVMQMHNVTRAAQSLGMSQPAVSNAVARLKVMFNDELFVRYGRGIQPTARARQLFGPVRQALQLVQNELPGAGFEAKNSGRVFNLSICSPLDIRLTAQIIQRVNQLAPNVQLIIRSYLNENIEHQLRYQETEFVIGYTKFERSDFHDISLSQDESVLAVSKDHPRINNSITQEQLLSELHAVVSLDKVGSFSELYYESAISSQTIAYESTDMNSVLNIVAQTSLVAIAPRWLVQTYSEALNLKLIPLPWEETCRPCYLTWHESTDRDKGHQWMKELLGQLSIPS; encoded by the coding sequence ATGTTTGAACACAACGTAGTAATCGACAGTCAAGTCACCAAAAAAGAAGGAAGCGACGTTCATTTACGCAGTGTCGACCTCAATCTATTAACTGTTTTCGATGCTGTGATGCAAATGCATAATGTGACACGTGCTGCACAGTCATTGGGGATGTCCCAGCCTGCGGTGAGTAACGCCGTAGCTCGTCTCAAAGTGATGTTTAATGACGAACTGTTTGTTCGTTATGGCCGAGGTATTCAGCCAACTGCCAGAGCACGCCAGCTTTTTGGGCCAGTACGACAAGCACTGCAATTAGTGCAAAATGAGTTACCAGGTGCGGGATTTGAAGCCAAAAATAGTGGGCGCGTATTTAATTTATCTATTTGTAGCCCTCTGGATATCAGGCTAACCGCACAAATCATACAGCGGGTTAATCAATTAGCACCCAATGTTCAGCTCATTATTAGATCTTATCTTAATGAGAATATTGAACATCAGTTACGTTATCAAGAAACCGAATTTGTTATTGGTTACACCAAGTTCGAACGTTCCGATTTTCATGATATATCATTATCCCAAGATGAGTCCGTTTTGGCAGTATCTAAAGATCATCCCCGTATTAATAATTCAATTACTCAAGAACAACTTCTTTCTGAATTACATGCGGTGGTGTCCTTAGATAAAGTGGGCTCTTTCAGTGAGCTTTATTATGAATCGGCCATCAGTAGCCAAACTATTGCTTATGAAAGTACCGATATGAACAGTGTGCTGAATATTGTCGCGCAAACTAGCCTTGTTGCGATTGCTCCTCGTTGGTTAGTTCAAACATATAGCGAGGCCCTTAATCTGAAACTTATCCCCTTACCGTGGGAGGAGACTTGCCGCCCATGTTATCTCACTTGGCATGAATCAACCGATAGAGATAAGGGACATCAGTGGATGAAAGAATTGCTCGGTCAACTTAGTATCCCTTCGTAA
- the leuA gene encoding 2-isopropylmalate synthase, with translation MSQQVIIFDTTLRDGEQALQASLSVKEKLQIALALERMGVDVMEVGFPVSSPGDFESVRTIAQQVKNSRVCALARCVDKDIDVAAEALRIAEAFRIHVFLATSTLHIESKLKRSFDDVLAMAVHSVKRARNYTNDVEFSCEDAGRTPIDNLCRIVEAAINAGATTINIPDTVGYTTPYQFGGIITDLYNRVPNIDKAIISVHCHDDLGMSVANSITAVQAGARQVEGTINGLGERAGNCSLEEVIMAIKVRENMLGVHTNINHQEIYRTSQLVSKLCNMPIPANKAIVGSNAFAHSSGIHQDGVLKNRENYEIMTPQSIGLKEVQLNLTSRSGRAAVKHRMEEMGYQDKDYNLDSLYDAFLKLADKKGQVFDYDLEALAFINKQQEEPEHYRLDYFSVQSGSSVMATASVKLVCGEEVKSEAATGNGPVDAVYQAINRITDYPIELVKYQLSANGQGKDALGQVDIVVDHKGRRFHGVGLATDIVESSAKALVHVLNNIWRAHQVEIEKQRLQQNNQEMV, from the coding sequence ATGAGCCAACAAGTCATTATTTTCGATACAACCTTGCGCGATGGTGAACAAGCACTGCAAGCCAGCTTGAGTGTTAAAGAGAAGCTGCAAATCGCGTTAGCACTGGAAAGAATGGGCGTCGATGTCATGGAAGTCGGCTTCCCGGTTTCCTCCCCTGGCGATTTTGAGTCAGTTCGCACCATCGCCCAGCAAGTCAAAAATAGCCGGGTTTGCGCCTTGGCGCGCTGTGTCGACAAAGATATCGATGTTGCCGCTGAAGCTTTGCGTATTGCCGAAGCATTCCGTATTCACGTGTTTTTGGCGACCTCCACTTTACATATTGAATCCAAATTAAAGCGCTCATTTGATGATGTGTTGGCGATGGCGGTGCATTCAGTGAAACGCGCCCGCAACTATACCAATGACGTGGAATTCTCTTGCGAAGATGCCGGCCGCACCCCAATTGATAACTTGTGCCGCATCGTAGAAGCCGCAATCAATGCCGGTGCCACCACCATCAATATCCCTGATACCGTGGGTTACACCACGCCTTATCAGTTCGGTGGAATCATCACTGACTTGTATAATCGGGTGCCGAACATTGATAAAGCCATCATCTCTGTCCATTGCCATGACGACTTGGGCATGTCAGTTGCCAACTCCATTACCGCAGTACAGGCCGGAGCACGTCAGGTCGAAGGCACCATTAATGGTTTGGGTGAGCGCGCAGGTAACTGCTCACTGGAAGAAGTGATCATGGCGATTAAAGTGCGCGAAAACATGCTGGGTGTGCATACCAATATTAATCATCAAGAAATTTACCGCACCAGCCAATTGGTCAGTAAATTATGCAATATGCCAATACCCGCAAACAAAGCTATTGTCGGCAGCAATGCTTTCGCCCATTCCTCCGGTATTCATCAGGATGGCGTGCTGAAAAATCGCGAAAACTACGAAATCATGACGCCGCAATCTATCGGCTTGAAAGAAGTGCAGTTAAACCTGACTTCCCGCTCGGGTCGTGCCGCAGTAAAACACCGTATGGAAGAGATGGGTTATCAGGATAAAGACTATAATTTGGATTCCTTATACGACGCATTTTTGAAGTTAGCGGATAAGAAAGGCCAAGTTTTTGATTACGATTTGGAAGCTTTGGCCTTCATTAATAAGCAGCAGGAAGAGCCAGAACATTACCGCTTGGACTATTTCAGTGTGCAGTCTGGCTCCAGCGTGATGGCGACAGCATCGGTGAAATTGGTTTGCGGTGAAGAAGTCAAATCAGAAGCGGCCACCGGTAATGGCCCCGTTGATGCGGTGTATCAGGCCATCAACCGCATTACTGATTACCCTATTGAACTGGTGAAATATCAACTGTCGGCCAATGGTCAGGGTAAAGACGCATTGGGTCAGGTTGATATCGTGGTTGACCACAAAGGCCGCCGCTTCCATGGTGTCGGCCTGGCAACAGATATTGTCGAGTCATCCGCCAAAGCATTGGT